The Brachyspira hyodysenteriae ATCC 27164 sequence TCTTTAGCTAAATTATTCATAACCTCACGCCATAATTTAGAAGTATGAAGTACATTAGCTTTATCAACAGAAGTTAAAGGTCTTTTTAAATTTCTAGCTAATTCAAAAGCAACCTTTCCTATTCTTTTAATTTCTGTTTCTGTATAAAGCATAAGATCTGTAGCTTGTCTTACTCCATCAACTACTTCAAATTTATGCTCGCCAAAATATACTCCTCCAGTAAGCTCTCTAACCATGATAAAATCAACCATATCCTTACATATAGTTTCTTTAAGAGGAGAAGCATATTCTAAAGATTTTAATATTTTTGTAGGTCTTATATTGGCATATAATCCCATTCCCTTGCGAAGTTTTAATAATCCTCTTTCAGGTCTATTTTCAGGAGCAACATTATCCCATTTAGGGCCTCCTACAGAACCAAGAAGTACAGAATCGGATTTTATACATTTTTCTAAATTTTCTTCTGTAAGCGGAACTCCATATTTATCTATAGAACATCCACCCATATCAACATATTCCAAATTAAATTTATGAGAATATTTTTCAGCTATTCTATTAAGTACATCAATAGCCTTATCTACTACTTCAGGACCTACTCCATCACCCTTAATAACAACAATATTCTTTTCCATTAATTACCCCTTAGAATTTTTTATAGAATTTAAAAGCCCATTAGAGTTAATAATCTTTTTTATAAACTCAGGAAAAGGCTCTGCTTTATAAGTTTCATTTTTAGTAATATTCTTTATCAAACCATTATCAAAATCA is a genomic window containing:
- the leuB gene encoding 3-isopropylmalate dehydrogenase, with the protein product MEKNIVVIKGDGVGPEVVDKAIDVLNRIAEKYSHKFNLEYVDMGGCSIDKYGVPLTEENLEKCIKSDSVLLGSVGGPKWDNVAPENRPERGLLKLRKGMGLYANIRPTKILKSLEYASPLKETICKDMVDFIMVRELTGGVYFGEHKFEVVDGVRQATDLMLYTETEIKRIGKVAFELARNLKRPLTSVDKANVLHTSKLWREVMNNLAKEYSDVKYNDMYVDNASMQIASNPSQFGVIVTENMFGDILSDEASVITGSIGMAPSASLSDGSVGMYEPIHGSAPDIAGKDLVNPIGTILSLAMMFRYSFKMENEAEDIEKAVYKAIDDGYRTADIMPKHNMMTYLYKQVKCSEMGDIIVSNI